From a single Thermoanaerobaculia bacterium genomic region:
- a CDS encoding 1-deoxy-D-xylulose-5-phosphate synthase, with translation MNLLDRASTPQELRRLSREELPQLADCLRDEIVSAVSETGGHFSSNLGTVELTIALHYLFDTPRDLLVWDVGHQTYPHKILTGRRDRMSTLRQFGGLSGFCMRSESEYDVVAAGHASTSISAALGLAVARDLRKESHQVVAVIGDGSMTAGMAFEAMNQAGHLGTKMIVILNDNSMSISPSVGALTKYLEALMAGRHYAKLKDDIKKVLHKIPGIGDPMVEVAKGLEEGLRQVFTPGTLFEELGFRYIGPVNGHSIPALLEALESAKAIDGPVLLHAITQKGKGYKYAEDEPVEYHGPSPFDPVAGIQKGKPGAAPSYTAVFGKTAIRLAEHDPRIVAITASMPDGTGLIPFAEQFPERFLNTGIAEQHSVTLAGGLALGGMRPIVAIYSTFLQRGFDQIFHDVCLMDLPVTFALDRGGIAGNDGWTHHGLFDYAYFRMFPNSIVMAPKDENELQHMLATAVEQPHPTAVRYPRGNGIGVPLDAEFRQLPIGKAEILRRGRHGLVWAIGSTVYPALEAIERLAKEGIEITLVNARFVKPLDRELLALQIDQFGGLESGARLATVEEHALAGGFGSAVMEALSEMELSHVTTLAIGVPDKFVPHGSQEVLRKMLGLDAEGLYFRFRSFFARTAGARERRGAEGEGALDATAPKTGGSGSPGVTGTSGGTGVARARGVGGASRPAAG, from the coding sequence ATGAACCTACTCGATCGCGCCTCCACACCCCAGGAGCTTCGACGCCTCTCTCGCGAGGAGCTGCCGCAGCTCGCCGACTGCCTGCGCGACGAGATCGTCAGCGCGGTCTCGGAGACCGGCGGCCACTTCTCCTCGAACCTGGGCACGGTCGAGCTGACGATCGCCCTGCACTATCTCTTCGACACGCCGCGCGACCTCCTGGTCTGGGACGTCGGACACCAGACCTATCCGCACAAGATTCTCACCGGGCGTCGCGACCGCATGTCGACGCTCCGGCAGTTCGGAGGGCTTTCCGGCTTTTGCATGCGCAGCGAATCGGAATACGACGTGGTCGCGGCGGGGCACGCTTCGACTTCGATCTCCGCGGCGCTCGGTCTCGCCGTGGCGCGCGACCTGCGCAAGGAGTCGCACCAGGTCGTGGCGGTGATCGGCGACGGCTCGATGACCGCCGGCATGGCTTTCGAGGCGATGAACCAGGCCGGCCACCTGGGCACGAAGATGATCGTCATCCTGAACGACAATTCGATGTCGATCTCGCCTTCGGTCGGGGCGCTGACCAAGTACCTCGAAGCGCTGATGGCCGGGCGCCACTACGCCAAGCTCAAGGACGACATCAAGAAGGTCCTGCACAAGATCCCCGGCATCGGCGATCCGATGGTCGAAGTGGCCAAGGGCCTGGAAGAAGGGCTGCGGCAGGTCTTCACGCCGGGCACGCTCTTCGAGGAGCTCGGCTTCCGCTACATCGGTCCGGTGAACGGCCATTCGATCCCCGCCCTGCTCGAGGCGCTCGAGAGCGCCAAGGCGATCGACGGGCCGGTGCTGCTGCACGCGATCACGCAGAAGGGCAAGGGTTACAAGTACGCCGAGGACGAGCCGGTCGAGTACCACGGCCCCTCCCCGTTCGATCCCGTCGCCGGGATCCAGAAGGGGAAGCCCGGGGCGGCGCCCTCCTACACCGCCGTTTTCGGGAAGACCGCCATCCGGCTCGCCGAGCACGACCCGCGGATCGTCGCGATCACCGCCTCGATGCCCGACGGCACCGGACTGATTCCGTTCGCCGAGCAGTTCCCCGAACGCTTCCTGAACACCGGCATCGCCGAGCAGCACTCGGTGACGCTCGCCGGCGGACTCGCCCTGGGGGGGATGCGGCCGATCGTGGCGATCTATTCGACGTTCCTGCAGCGCGGTTTCGACCAGATCTTCCACGACGTCTGTCTCATGGATCTCCCGGTCACCTTCGCGCTCGACCGCGGGGGCATCGCCGGCAACGACGGCTGGACCCACCACGGACTCTTCGACTACGCCTATTTCCGGATGTTCCCGAACTCGATCGTCATGGCGCCGAAGGACGAGAACGAGCTCCAGCACATGCTCGCCACCGCCGTGGAACAGCCGCATCCGACGGCGGTGCGCTATCCGCGCGGCAACGGCATCGGCGTGCCGCTCGACGCCGAGTTCCGGCAGCTGCCGATCGGCAAGGCGGAGATCCTGCGCCGCGGACGGCACGGCCTGGTCTGGGCGATCGGTTCGACCGTCTATCCTGCGCTCGAAGCGATCGAGCGTCTGGCGAAGGAAGGCATCGAGATCACCCTGGTGAACGCGCGCTTCGTGAAGCCGCTCGACCGCGAGCTGCTGGCGCTGCAGATCGACCAGTTCGGCGGTCTCGAGAGCGGCGCCCGTCTGGCCACGGTCGAGGAGCACGCCCTCGCCGGCGGATTCGGCAGCGCGGTCATGGAGGCGCTCTCCGAGATGGAGCTCTCCCACGTCACGACACTCGCCATCGGCGTGCCGGACAAGTTCGTGCCCCACGGCTCGCAGGAGGTCCTGCGGAAGATGCTCGGACTCGACGCCGAGGGCCTCTATTTCCGCTTCCGCAGCTTCTTCGCAAGGACGGCGGGCGCGCGCGAGCGCCGCGGCGCCGAAGGTGAGGGTGCGCTGGACGCGACGGCCCCGAAAACCGGGGGATCCGGCTCGCCCGGGGTGACGGGAACGAGCGGTGGGACGGGCGTGGCGAGAGCCAGGGGTGTCGGTGGTGCGTCTCGACCAGCTGCTGGTTGA
- a CDS encoding dTDP-4-dehydrorhamnose 3,5-epimerase family protein: protein MKFVPLGIPGAYLIELEALADERGFFARTYCAREFAAAGLASRLAQTSLSWNPRRGTLRGLHYQAAPHGEAKVVRSVRGTIYDLLVDLRPESHIYRQHLAIELSADRRNAIYIPAGVAHGFLTLTDDCEVHYAMSEFHEPSAARGVRWNDPAFGIVLPEPVRVISDRDAGYPDLLSLRD from the coding sequence GTGAAGTTCGTCCCCCTCGGCATTCCGGGCGCTTACCTGATCGAGCTCGAAGCGCTCGCCGACGAGCGTGGGTTCTTCGCCCGCACTTACTGCGCGCGCGAGTTCGCGGCGGCGGGGCTCGCGAGCCGCCTCGCGCAGACCAGCCTGTCGTGGAATCCCCGTCGCGGGACGCTACGGGGCCTGCACTATCAGGCGGCGCCGCACGGCGAGGCGAAGGTCGTGCGCAGTGTGCGCGGCACGATCTACGACCTGCTCGTCGACCTGCGTCCGGAGTCGCACATCTACCGCCAGCATCTCGCGATCGAGCTCTCCGCCGACCGGAGGAACGCGATCTACATCCCGGCCGGAGTCGCGCACGGTTTCCTGACCCTGACCGACGATTGTGAAGTCCACTACGCCATGTCGGAGTTCCACGAGCCTTCCGCGGCGCGCGGCGTGCGCTGGAACGATCCGGCGTTCGGCATCGTCCTGCCCGAGCCGGTGAGGGTGATCTCCGACCGCGATGCCGGCTACCCCGACCTGCTCTCCCTCCGGGATTGA
- a CDS encoding methyltransferase domain-containing protein produces the protein MTTPAQDLICRSCGAPLERVMVDLGSSPLANSYLAPADLARPELFLPLCVYVCERCWLCQLPECATPQEIFSDYAYFSSFSTSWLEHARGYVDAMVPRFALGAGSQVVEIASNDGYLLQYFVERGIPVLGVEPAANVAEAARKLGIPTEVRFFGRETARDLLARGFAADLLLGNNVLAHVPDLDDFVGGLSILLKDEGVLTMEFPHLMQMVDGNQFDTIYHEHFSYFSLVAVERVFAAHGLELFDVEELPTHGGSLRIFARHEAAPGKAPGERSPKVARLLARERAAGVETLGYYAGYSETVRETKRALLDFLIREKRAGKRIVGYGAPAKGNTLLNYCGVRADFLDYTVDRSPHKQGLCLPGTRIPIRAPEAILETRPDYVLILPWNLRDEIAGQMAGIRDWGGRFLVAIPSVRLL, from the coding sequence ATGACCACTCCCGCGCAGGACCTCATCTGCCGCTCGTGCGGTGCGCCGCTCGAGCGCGTGATGGTGGATCTCGGCAGTTCGCCGCTCGCCAACTCCTACCTCGCCCCCGCCGACCTCGCCAGGCCTGAGCTCTTTCTGCCGCTCTGCGTCTACGTCTGCGAACGCTGCTGGCTCTGCCAGTTGCCCGAGTGCGCGACGCCGCAGGAGATCTTCAGCGACTACGCCTATTTCTCCTCCTTCTCGACCAGCTGGCTGGAACATGCGCGCGGCTACGTCGACGCCATGGTGCCGCGATTCGCTCTGGGGGCCGGAAGCCAGGTCGTCGAGATCGCTTCGAACGACGGCTACCTGCTGCAGTACTTCGTCGAGCGCGGCATTCCGGTGCTCGGCGTCGAGCCGGCGGCGAACGTCGCGGAGGCGGCGCGGAAGCTGGGCATTCCGACCGAGGTCCGCTTCTTCGGCCGCGAAACCGCCCGGGACCTCCTGGCCCGGGGATTCGCGGCCGACCTGCTGCTCGGCAACAACGTCCTCGCCCACGTCCCCGACCTCGACGACTTCGTCGGCGGCTTGAGCATCCTGCTCAAGGACGAGGGCGTCCTGACGATGGAGTTCCCGCATCTCATGCAGATGGTGGACGGCAACCAGTTCGACACCATCTACCACGAGCACTTCTCGTACTTCTCCCTGGTCGCCGTGGAACGCGTCTTCGCCGCCCACGGCCTCGAGCTCTTCGACGTCGAAGAGCTCCCGACCCACGGCGGGAGCCTCCGGATCTTCGCCCGCCACGAGGCGGCTCCGGGCAAGGCCCCGGGCGAGCGCAGCCCGAAGGTCGCCCGCCTCCTGGCGCGCGAGCGTGCGGCGGGCGTGGAGACTCTTGGCTACTACGCCGGGTACTCCGAAACGGTGCGCGAGACCAAGCGTGCCCTGCTCGATTTCCTCATCCGCGAAAAGCGCGCCGGCAAGCGGATCGTCGGCTACGGCGCGCCGGCCAAGGGCAACACGCTGCTCAACTATTGCGGCGTGCGCGCCGATTTCCTCGACTACACGGTCGACCGCAGCCCGCACAAGCAGGGCCTCTGCCTCCCCGGCACTCGCATACCGATCCGCGCGCCGGAAGCGATCCTCGAGACCCGGCCGGACTACGTCCTCATCCTGCCGTGGAATCTGCGCGACGAGATCGCCGGGCAGATGGCCGGGATCCGTGACTGGGGCGGGCGCTTCCTGGTCGCGATCCCGAGCGTGCGGCTGTTGTGA
- a CDS encoding NAD(+)/NADH kinase: protein MIEPRGARRVGVVAKSASADAAGVARELVEWLGRRGIEVLVEPGTARESGAAGDEPLTPGARCDLVVVLGGDGTLLSVARKAAGGPPILGVNLGRLGFLTEVARDDLYPVLVEVLSGHYAVEPRSLLEVEQTKPGGERLAYRALNDVVVAKSALSRMIELLLTVDGRLVARYRADGLVVSTPTGSTAYNLSAGGPILHPLLPVSVLTPICPHTLTLRPLVVPDTSVVEVEIETRDDAPESRADRVYLTVDGQEGGEIGFGDRVRLTRAAQPAYLVRTGERSSIFEGLRNKLHWGE, encoded by the coding sequence ATGATCGAGCCGCGCGGAGCACGCCGGGTGGGGGTGGTCGCGAAATCGGCGAGCGCGGACGCCGCGGGCGTCGCCCGCGAGCTCGTCGAGTGGCTCGGCCGGCGCGGCATCGAAGTGCTCGTCGAACCGGGCACGGCGCGGGAGAGCGGCGCGGCGGGTGATGAGCCGCTCACCCCCGGCGCCCGTTGCGATCTCGTCGTCGTTTTGGGCGGCGACGGCACCCTGCTCTCGGTGGCGCGCAAGGCCGCCGGCGGCCCGCCGATCCTGGGGGTGAACCTCGGGCGTCTCGGATTCCTCACCGAAGTGGCGCGCGACGACCTCTACCCCGTTCTGGTCGAGGTCCTGTCCGGTCACTACGCGGTCGAGCCGCGCTCGCTCCTCGAGGTGGAGCAGACCAAACCGGGCGGCGAGCGGCTCGCCTACCGCGCCCTGAACGACGTCGTGGTGGCCAAGAGTGCGCTCTCCCGCATGATCGAGCTCCTGCTCACCGTCGACGGCCGGCTGGTGGCGCGCTATCGCGCCGACGGCCTGGTGGTCTCGACACCGACCGGCTCCACGGCCTACAACCTCTCGGCCGGCGGCCCGATCCTGCATCCGCTGCTGCCGGTCTCGGTCCTGACGCCGATCTGTCCGCACACGCTGACGCTGCGGCCGCTGGTGGTGCCGGACACGAGCGTCGTCGAAGTGGAGATCGAAACCCGCGACGACGCCCCCGAGTCGCGGGCCGACCGGGTCTACCTCACGGTCGACGGCCAGGAGGGCGGGGAGATCGGCTTCGGCGACCGCGTGCGCCTGACCCGCGCCGCGCAACCCGCCTACCTCGTGCGCACCGGCGAGCGCAGCTCGATCTTCGAAGGCCTCCGCAACAAGCTGCACTGGGGGGAGTAG
- a CDS encoding O-antigen ligase family protein, with translation MGPPSPRRSAPWSTATRDRLRFGLYAAHLLTLFGIALSNFALGLALLAFPALRDPAQENFRRARPLLVAALVYAGLLVVTALFSHSPATSLPALRELFTLAALPLAVGSIAGERRLRWLFDASIVAAMLAALAGLAQYWLGFGDLDRRIRGPFSHVMTFSGILLLVDLVLIARLMYRPRIPAAEGEAAADGGARGWLGRPWLAWTALAVINLALVGSLTRNAWLGLLVGAGWLVWMRRRRYLLAVLPAALAFVVLAPVPVLARALSVTNLSDESSYDRLCMLEAGARMVAERPLFGIGPNMVERLYPIYRHATASRLNVPHLHDSYAQLAAERGLPALASYLALLAVALARAWRGHRADLAAGHGAGEAGSRADLWLGVTAALVAFSVAGLFEHNWGDTEVQRVALMLLAAPFCLRIGSPLAAAAARTPLAGGGGGK, from the coding sequence TTGGGGCCTCCTTCTCCCCGCCGGTCCGCCCCCTGGAGCACGGCGACCCGCGACCGGCTGCGCTTCGGTCTCTACGCCGCGCACCTGCTGACGCTCTTCGGCATCGCGCTGTCGAACTTCGCGCTCGGCCTGGCTCTGCTCGCCTTCCCGGCCCTGCGCGACCCGGCGCAGGAGAATTTCCGCCGTGCCCGTCCGCTGCTCGTCGCGGCCCTGGTTTACGCCGGCCTGCTCGTCGTGACGGCCCTCTTCTCGCACAGCCCGGCCACGAGCCTGCCAGCGTTGCGGGAGCTCTTCACTCTCGCCGCGCTGCCGCTCGCCGTCGGTTCGATCGCCGGCGAACGCCGGTTGCGCTGGCTGTTCGATGCCTCGATCGTCGCCGCGATGCTGGCGGCTCTTGCCGGGCTGGCCCAGTATTGGCTCGGATTCGGCGATCTCGACCGCCGGATCCGCGGGCCGTTCTCGCACGTCATGACGTTCTCGGGCATTCTGCTGCTCGTCGACCTCGTGCTCATCGCCCGGCTGATGTACCGACCGCGGATTCCGGCGGCGGAAGGGGAGGCAGCGGCAGACGGAGGGGCGCGGGGATGGCTCGGCCGGCCCTGGCTCGCCTGGACGGCCCTCGCGGTGATCAATCTCGCCCTGGTAGGATCCCTGACCCGCAACGCCTGGCTGGGCCTGCTGGTGGGGGCCGGCTGGCTGGTCTGGATGAGGCGGCGGCGGTACCTGCTGGCTGTGCTGCCGGCTGCGCTCGCGTTCGTCGTTCTCGCTCCTGTCCCGGTTCTGGCGCGGGCGCTGTCGGTGACCAACCTCTCCGACGAGTCGAGCTACGACCGGCTCTGCATGCTGGAGGCCGGGGCGCGGATGGTGGCCGAGCGCCCGCTGTTCGGAATCGGGCCGAACATGGTCGAACGGCTCTACCCGATCTACCGCCACGCCACCGCTTCGCGGCTCAACGTTCCGCACCTGCACGACAGCTACGCCCAGCTCGCCGCCGAGCGCGGTCTCCCTGCGCTCGCGAGCTATCTGGCGTTGCTCGCGGTGGCGCTGGCGCGCGCCTGGCGCGGCCATCGCGCCGATCTCGCGGCCGGCCACGGCGCGGGGGAGGCGGGATCGCGCGCCGACCTCTGGCTCGGCGTCACGGCGGCGCTGGTGGCCTTTTCGGTCGCCGGGCTGTTCGAGCACAACTGGGGCGACACCGAGGTCCAGCGCGTCGCGCTGATGCTCCTGGCGGCGCCGTTCTGCCTGCGAATCGGGAGCCCGCTCGCGGCCGCGGCCGCGAGGACCCCGCTGGCAGGGGGGGGAGGCGGCAAGTGA
- a CDS encoding DUF4910 domain-containing protein, whose protein sequence is MDGADLHALAARLYPFPRSITGDGVRQSLAILAERIALEVREIPSGTPIFDWTVPREWRLREAHITAPNGRRIADAAGHNLQLLNYSAPFRGRVGLEELRRHLFTLPDQPDLIPYRTSYYKEQWGFCLPHRLVETLPEGGYEVLVDTELFAGSLSIGELALAGESDDEVLVSTHCCHPSLANDNLSGMVVAMEVAARLAARPRRRLSYRFLFLPGTIGAIAWLATNGERRARIRHALVLAGLGAPGAFHYKRSRSGDAPIDREVARALARIGEPLAIEPFVPFGYDERQYNSPGIGLEAGCFSRIPYGRYPEYHTSADNLDFIRPETLAGSVAALTAVVDGLEGRECYRNLAPECEPQLGRRGLYRLIGGDDAGRERELATLWMLNLSDGTHSLEDIAERSGIALERLREATAALVAADLLAPA, encoded by the coding sequence ATGGACGGCGCCGACCTCCACGCTCTCGCCGCGCGCCTCTACCCGTTTCCGCGCAGCATCACCGGCGACGGCGTCCGGCAGAGTCTGGCGATCCTCGCCGAGCGCATCGCCCTCGAGGTGCGCGAGATCCCCAGCGGGACGCCCATCTTCGACTGGACGGTGCCGCGCGAGTGGCGCCTGCGCGAGGCCCACATCACGGCGCCCAACGGCCGTCGGATCGCCGACGCCGCCGGACACAACCTGCAGCTGCTCAACTACAGCGCTCCGTTTCGCGGCCGTGTCGGACTCGAAGAGCTGCGTCGCCATCTGTTCACTCTTCCCGACCAGCCCGACCTCATTCCCTATCGGACGAGCTACTACAAGGAGCAGTGGGGCTTCTGCCTCCCCCACCGGCTGGTCGAGACGCTGCCCGAAGGCGGATACGAAGTCCTGGTCGATACCGAGCTCTTCGCCGGCAGTCTCTCGATCGGCGAGCTCGCGCTCGCCGGTGAGTCGGACGACGAGGTTCTCGTTTCGACCCATTGCTGCCACCCGTCGCTCGCCAACGACAATCTCTCGGGCATGGTGGTGGCGATGGAGGTCGCGGCGCGGCTCGCGGCGCGGCCCCGCCGTCGGCTCTCCTACCGCTTTCTCTTTCTGCCCGGCACCATCGGCGCGATCGCGTGGCTGGCGACGAACGGCGAGAGGCGCGCGCGCATCCGGCACGCCCTGGTGCTCGCCGGCCTGGGCGCGCCGGGCGCCTTTCACTACAAGAGATCGCGCAGCGGCGACGCGCCGATCGATCGCGAAGTCGCGCGGGCGCTTGCCCGGATCGGCGAGCCGCTCGCGATCGAACCGTTCGTCCCGTTCGGATACGACGAGCGCCAGTACAACTCGCCCGGCATCGGGCTCGAGGCGGGCTGCTTCTCGCGCATCCCCTACGGGCGCTACCCCGAGTACCACACCTCCGCCGACAACCTCGACTTCATCCGCCCCGAGACCCTCGCCGGCTCGGTCGCGGCGCTCACCGCCGTCGTCGACGGACTCGAAGGCCGCGAGTGCTACCGCAACCTCGCCCCCGAGTGCGAGCCGCAGCTCGGCCGCCGCGGCCTCTATCGCCTCATCGGCGGCGACGACGCCGGCCGAGAACGCGAGCTCGCCACCCTCTGGATGCTCAACCTCTCGGACGGCACCCACTCTCTCGAGGACATCGCCGAACGCTCGGGGATCGCCCTCGAGCGCCTCCGCGAAGCGACCGCGGCGCTCGTCGCAGCCGACCTCCTCGCGCCCGCCTGA
- a CDS encoding polyprenyl synthetase family protein: MRYSVFAGGKRLRPALVLLAGRSFGAPLPDLLAGAAAVELIHTYSLIHDDLPALDDDDLRRGRPTLHREFDEATAILAGDALLTLGLTVLAEQPARLPGEVRARAVALVGTAIGTAGMIGGQAEDLAAETGWPGGPGEAAAALDRIHRGKTGALLVACLRLGGLYAAATPAEDLILRDLGEAVGLLFQIRDDILDVEGSASALGKTPGKDAAASKLTYPALHGLDRSRARLKELGQEAMSRIADLPRERESWGELISFLDRRGY; this comes from the coding sequence ATGCGCTACAGCGTCTTTGCGGGCGGCAAGCGCCTGCGACCGGCGCTCGTGCTGCTCGCCGGACGGTCGTTCGGAGCGCCGCTTCCCGACCTTCTGGCGGGCGCCGCGGCGGTGGAGCTGATTCACACCTACAGTCTGATTCACGACGACCTGCCGGCCCTCGACGACGACGACCTGCGCCGCGGCCGGCCGACGCTGCACCGCGAGTTCGACGAGGCGACCGCCATCCTGGCCGGCGATGCCTTGCTGACGCTCGGTCTGACGGTGCTCGCCGAGCAGCCGGCGCGGCTGCCCGGAGAGGTGCGGGCGCGTGCCGTCGCCCTGGTCGGGACGGCGATCGGTACCGCCGGCATGATCGGCGGCCAGGCCGAGGATCTCGCGGCCGAGACGGGCTGGCCGGGGGGGCCCGGCGAAGCGGCGGCGGCACTCGACCGGATCCACCGTGGCAAGACCGGCGCCCTGCTCGTCGCGTGCCTCCGGCTCGGCGGCCTCTACGCCGCGGCGACGCCGGCGGAAGATCTGATTCTGCGCGACTTAGGCGAAGCGGTCGGACTGCTGTTCCAGATTCGCGATGATATTCTCGACGTCGAAGGGAGCGCTTCCGCCCTCGGCAAGACGCCTGGAAAGGACGCCGCCGCGAGCAAGCTCACCTATCCCGCGCTTCACGGGCTCGACCGAAGCCGTGCGCGCCTGAAGGAACTCGGTCAGGAAGCGATGAGCCGGATTGCCGATCTGCCGCGCGAGCGCGAGAGCTGGGGCGAGCTGATTTCGTTCCTCGACCGCCGCGGCTACTGA
- a CDS encoding TlyA family RNA methyltransferase translates to MSVVRLDQLLVERGLFASREKAHRAVMAGQVEVNGVRVDKPGSPMRDDVRLELSGTADPFVSRAGGKLAAALDHFAVDPAGWRCLDIGASTGGFSDCLLQRGAAHITAVDVGYGLLDLKVRNDPRVEVRERENARYLAADAFDRPFDLVVVDVSFISLTKVVPALVPHLVAGGLLLPLIKPQFEVGRGGVGKGGLVRDETLRRTTIDLRAGELAALGFELLGTYDSPVAGAEGNREAFALLRRRSPAGPPAESGTAPSPRTAIHDREPQ, encoded by the coding sequence GTGTCGGTGGTGCGTCTCGACCAGCTGCTGGTTGAACGCGGCCTGTTCGCCTCGCGCGAGAAGGCGCATCGCGCGGTGATGGCCGGCCAGGTGGAGGTCAACGGCGTGCGGGTGGACAAACCCGGCAGCCCAATGCGGGACGACGTCCGCCTGGAGCTCTCGGGAACGGCCGATCCGTTCGTGTCGCGTGCCGGCGGCAAGCTCGCCGCGGCCCTCGACCATTTCGCGGTCGATCCGGCCGGGTGGCGCTGTCTCGACATCGGCGCCTCCACCGGCGGTTTCTCCGACTGTCTGCTGCAACGAGGCGCCGCGCACATCACCGCAGTCGATGTCGGCTACGGTCTGCTCGACCTCAAAGTGCGCAACGACCCGCGGGTCGAAGTGCGAGAGCGGGAGAATGCGCGCTACCTCGCCGCGGACGCCTTCGACCGGCCGTTCGATCTCGTCGTCGTCGACGTCTCGTTCATCTCGCTGACCAAAGTGGTGCCGGCGCTGGTCCCCCATCTGGTCGCGGGGGGACTGCTCCTGCCGCTGATCAAGCCGCAGTTCGAGGTCGGGCGCGGCGGGGTCGGCAAGGGAGGTCTCGTGCGCGACGAGACTCTCCGGCGGACGACGATCGACCTGCGTGCCGGCGAGCTGGCCGCCCTCGGATTCGAGCTTCTGGGCACCTACGATTCTCCGGTCGCCGGCGCCGAGGGCAACCGCGAGGCGTTCGCCCTGCTGCGCCGGCGGTCGCCGGCGGGTCCGCCCGCAGAGTCCGGGACGGCTCCATCGCCCCGCACCGCGATTCACGACAGGGAGCCGCAATGA